A window of Sorex araneus isolate mSorAra2 chromosome 3, mSorAra2.pri, whole genome shotgun sequence genomic DNA:
gatgTGCCccaaccaaaattaaaatttgtgcCTTCCAAGTATGAAGTCATTAGGTGGATCCACAATGTTACCTATGCAAtaagatccccagcactataagAAACTGTACCAAGTACACGTAAGCACAATTTAAAaagtgcaagcaccacagccaaaaGTCTGACTCAATAGCAAGCACCTAGACCACCCCATCAAATCTGAGAGCAATACAACAGTGACTTCTGATtatcatcatatcaacaaagttttcttttgttgatactTTTGGGGAGGCAGTGATGGAAAATACAAGTCAGTTTATAAAGCGTAAGCCTACAGACAAGAATTTATTCAGCACCAAGGGAAGGAAACAGATCACCCAATACTAATACTTAAGATGGCAAGAAACTATTTTCTGCATATACTCTCCAAGTAAAAGTCCCATGCATGGTTCTCTTTTGCCTTCTTTCTCCTTGTACCATCaaggaatattttaaagaaaaaaacaacaatgcCCTTTGTCCCTTCCAGTTGCCTGTCTGAAATGTCAAAACTAGTCACAGTATCATAGTCACCTCTTGTTCTTCAGCTTTCTGCCCTTGGGAAGGCTCCTCCTCTCCATCAAATGTCGGTGGGATGCTATTGTTAATGTTAAAGGTGACAGTGAtcctggagagacaaaagaagaaactgtcaaatctgaggacaaaataaatatacttaaattaCTATACTTAAAAATCCTTActagggtgctggagcaataataaactgcgtagggtatttgctttgcacatggccaatccaggttcaatcctcagcaccccctaccccccctacccccaccaaggctgccaggaatgatcactgagcagaactggaggtaagccctgagcactgctgggtgtggccccaaaacgaaaccCAAAAAAGCGTATGAGGAAGAGTAGAGGGGAGTAAGGGGACTGAAAAGATAATGCAAGGCGTTTGCCTCATATGCAGCCAACTCCAAGATTCTCAGCACCATCTACAaccggtcctctgagcactgctaagtatgatccctgaacacagagccagacatAATCTGAGTGCTGCTGGGGTTGGCCCGAGAACACAAAGCTCTTTACTGGGGAGCTGGAAGAAGCTAGAAGGGTTAgtgttcatgctttgcatgctggaggcccaggtcaGATGCCTAGCATGACTGGTGTGACTCAAATGACAAAAATGCCTTGTCGAAAAAATAGAAGTCTCTTTCCTAGCTATACATCTGAATTATTTAATTGGCCCTGATTTACCTGGAATAGTCAGATGTGAGCTGTTTCCACAATACCAGCAACCCAAGCTCACTGCAACCTGTAACCACTGGTTTTCTCACGACCATGCCAACTGACAATGATCACTATGGTTTTTCATCCTCCAGTGGCAGATATGGAACAGAAGTCCCCACTACAATATTACCAAAATTTCTGCCCCTGGGAAGGGAGGAGCATATGAAGGAGGACCAAGAACACAAAAAACAACATATACAGAttcaatctttttgttttggaaccacacctggcgatgctaagggtttactcctggctctgcactcaggacttagtcctggcagttttcaaggggccatatgggatgctggggatcaaacccgggttggcctcatgcaaggcaagtgccttatccactgtactatcgcttgggcCACTACAGCTTCATTCTTCATTACTTGTGGGATGTTGAATCATCACAAAGGAGACCAACATCAACCAATGACAAAATTAAGGCACAAGAATCCTTAATCTGACAAACCACATTCCAAAGTTTAAATTCAAATTCTAGGGGGGTAAGACTTGGAACTAGCACTGCTGGGCTATGTTGCTCTAGCATATGGTATCAGATGTATATAATCGTGATCTGTACTTGCTGCCTTCCCATAGGAAAAATAGGACTTGTGATGAGGTCCAGCCACAAAAGTTGTCTAATCTGCCACCGTGCTCATTACACTGAGCTCCTGCACAGAAATGCAGTCACTAGAATTTAGAGCCACTCCCAGAGATGCTAAGCTAGGCAGTGCTTgaagattggggggggggggagggagggggagggtaggagTGGGGAACATGGGAttcagggcttcatacatgctttgcatgtgctctaccacttcagCTATCTGGCCCCAAACTGTGCATGGCTTACCTGAGGAAAACAGTTTAGGTTAGAAAAAGTTTTATACAATACACAAGTGACCTATATACTAGAAAAACTATACATCTAAGTAAAAAAGAGTCAGACCCCTACTTTACAAAATGTGTAAGACTCACACAAACTCACAAAGTTAAACAATTTAAATAGGCCCCCAAGTCCTCAccttgggttttttctttttttgtgtgtgtgtgagtgtgtgtgtgtgggggggtagggaGCATCAGGGCTGAACCTATAGCTTCACACATACAAGTCATGCCCTATGAGCTATCTCCCTATTTTTCTAATGGCAATTCTTACCACATATACTCTAACTTTATCTTGTTAGGAGTTATACAGCTTTCATTTTCTATACATAAGAGACCAGTGGACTTGCGCTGCTAGATACATGAGTCCTGGAGTAGAACCAGAGATAAAGCTGATTTTGTTAGTACTATAAGGATTTCTGAATTGCATTCCTACTTTAATGCAGGCGTGGCTATACCTCATGTTTGAAAAATATACAGCAAACTACACCTACAGTGTGCACCTTAATAGGCTTCCAGCATGTGTGCTTATTAAGTCATCCAAATGAATCCTGTCTCATGGACATTTGAAAGTAACAgccagctggagcaatagcacagcaggtagggcatttgcctcacatgcagccaacctgggttctatccccagtatctcatatggtctcctgagcacagagtaattcctgagtgcagagccaagagtattccctgagcattgctgggtgtgaccaaaaaaaaaaaaaaaggtaactcaAGTCTGTTGTGGATCACACAAATGTAATCATCTGTCCCCAGGTCCTCTGCCCAGTGCTTACTTTTCTCCTGCAACTTTTCGCACTAGTTTAGCTTCTGTTCCGTTCACTTCCAGCTCCCATCCTCCAGACATCTTGGGGAGGGACTtatgcttctgtatcttcttttcctctttaatttcatcaTTCAGAAATTCAACAAAAGCTTTATCTCCTGAAATAAAATTGCACAGGACAAACAAAAAGCCAATCAATCTGAAACATAAATGACCTTCCCAGTGTACAGCCAGACTGTTTCTAATCCTTCTATTAACTGTTGCCCTGGGGCTTTAATCTAATTCGTATCTATTAAGCTccaatttcttcatctgtaaaagtACTGTGTAACTATGAGTGGGAGGTTGAGTTTGATTTCCGAAGAAGTGAATTTCAGCAATCAACTAATACTCCTTTTAAACCCCACGACTTTTATCTTCCAAGAGTTTCATTTTCAAGAAAGTATGGGTAAAGAAGGTATACAGGGTTAATCTCTCCCTTTCCACAAATCAAACATTTGTATGAGATGCAAAATGGGCTCACCTCTAGGTGTTGAACCTCCTGCTTGCCCATCAGTGAGAAACCCATTCCTGGCCTTGAGAAACAGCTAGGAGTAGCTAATTTccggtgcacatttcccattACTCCATTGAGAAGTCTACATTTTCCACTAAGAACTACTCCTATCTAGGTTCTACACTTCCACCAGgaaacccccactcccacccaggaGCCTACACTTCCACCAGAAAACTCCCACTCCCACCCGGGAGTCTACACTTCCACCAGGAATCCCCCACTCTCGCCCAAGAGATCGCAGGCCCGGCCCCACGTGCGCGACCCTCACCTTCGGTGTGCAGcgagccgcagccgcagccgcagctGCAGGGTCCCTGAGGCTGCAGGAGACCGGGCCGCCGCACGGACCCCGCGCGCACGCTGAGCAGCCCAAAGGGCCGGGCGCAGAGCCGAGGCGCGGGCTGCAGCAGCTGCCGGAGCGGCTGCGAGGGCGCGGCGGCCCGCAGGCCGCTGGCGGCGGAGCCCAAGGCGCGGGGCACGAGGCGCAACAGAGACTGCATCGCGGCGGGGAACACGTGCAAATGCGAAGGACGACCCAGGCCAGAACGCCCCTTGACCGAGCGCaccgccggaagtcccgcccccaCGCCAAGCGCTTCCGCGCCGACGCTCTCGGCGTACAGCTCGGACAGGAGGGtcgcgccctctgctggccgctTCCCGGGCGGCCTCCAGCGGAGCTCCTGAAGCCTGATGGAGCTTGCCTAGACCAAAGGGCCCAGATCTGGAATGGAGAGCTCTAGTTGGCATCGGTTCTGCCCTGTGGAGCTTATGCTTTCCGAATACCCATCTACCATTCTCAAAGCGAACCATGACTTCGTATGACTTCTGGGAAAGCTCTTGTGTTGGTCCCAACTCCCCTAGTTGTGGTCAAGCAAGAGACCTTCCTCTCCACTCTGAAACAAACAGGAACTCAGATGTGAATCTGGACCTTATTCTTCATTGTCTCCGCAGAAACTTAGGTTTTAACCTGACCACCTGCCCTACTCCAACCTGCAATAGAAGGGGAGTTCCTGAAAGGCAGGAGTCAAGGGTAATTACAGCTTAACGTCTAACCCTACAACCTTACACTATTCCTTTTGCTTGCTTTGTTGTATACTTAAGTTCTGATGGGACATTATTTTTCTGAGCCATGCCCTACATTAAATTTAAGAATCAACGGAGTGGGGGCCAGAGTAAGTACaccagataaggcacttgctttgcacttggccaaaccctggttccgtccccagcatcgGATGTGATCCTATtcagagtaattcctaagaaccaggagtaaaccctgaatactaccgggtgtggctcaaaaagaaaaaaaaaaaatccatggagTGGATTAGGGGATGGGAAGGAGACAGCTGATAGGgatatatgccacaggtagagaacttgccttgcaagtgtgagggcctgggttagatcctcaTTACCAACTATCTAAAGAAAAATCAATGTTCCCCAGGCAGAAAGATGACAAAAAGGGCTGGTGGGCACGCTTTGCCATTAGGGAGCATTGAGTTTGATCCCAAGATGCTCTTCATATCCCCCTGCCTCAACCACCAGTGGCATTAAGAAAGTTCTCTAATATCACTGTGTGCCCTaccaattctgaaaaaaaaaaaaaaatttaatgttccTGCCTTACCAGAACAAACAGAACATATAAGGTATCAAGAATGTAACTTAATTAATaattaacttttccttttttgggccacactcagttgatgctcagggcttactcctggctcagcactcagaaatcactcctggcaggtttgggcgaccagatgggatgctgggaattgaacccgggtcagccatgagcaaggctgctgtactattactccggtcCAGAACATACCTTctaaatggaaaaaatacaattatttagTACAGTTTAAATATTCCTGAACAGCATTCTGTGAACAAGGGAAAGGAGACCCAATAAAATAGCTACAATCCTCAtgtataagatttttttaatggatttgACAATCATTTGCAAATCTGAGCTTAATACAGTGTCTTTATAGAGCTATGCCTGTTTTTACTACTAGACTCTTAAAATACAATATGAATTTACattaactttcttctttctctttctgtaaaTTACAATATCCcggtcaaataaaatataaaatccttgTTTACCAACTGGTGCGATATTTCCTTATAAGCCCAAGACATGATATTTTAAATGCCTTGCCCCAGATCCAACCAATTATCAATAACTGGATTAAACTTTTATGCATCACAGTTTATAATATTTTACCCAGAGTAAAACTTTGTGTCTATTCTGATCTCTGTACCTAGTAGAGATGCAATATTAAGTAAAagaccccacctccaccccacagcttgtatgcttttaaaaaaaaaaaaccctttttatgGTAGTTTAGGTGACAGGGCTATAAGAGTATTTCAGTTTATGGTATTAAAGCACAATATTACTACATAAGTACTTATGACCCTCCACTTCTGTCCCTACATCACCTCTGGTCTAACCATTCTTCCCTCCCgcccttcccccccaacccccccccctaTTATTTACTGGTTGACTATGGTTTGGGTACAAAGTAGGTGATTTTTACTAAGAACTCTGGGTTTTGGCAGTTTTTACTTTCTTATGAAATCTGTTGCTCCGGATGTTTCAAACTCCTTGATtactagatttaaaaataaaaagccatacACCTGGGGCATGTAATCTGATCAGATAGCATACATTTACATGAAGATGCTCACATAAGCTAGTGATCACTCAGGTAAGGATTTTACATAGTGAAAAAAGAGGCATTACACCATCAGAAATTTCACCAGTTGAAAAAAAAGAGTAGCTCAAGATTATACTGCAATATCATGAAGCACTGAACttttgggaggggagggagcacacccagaatgcttggagaaccatgcagtgccagggactgaatctggggccccctcatgcaaaacatgcactccagcactttgggccatctccctggcACACAATGAACTTTCataaaatctaaatttaattATAGTATCCCCTGTAATTTagttatacataaatatttctttttaagtaatACATAGAATCAGAATGAATTTTCCAGTCTGATTTAATCCCTGAGCAGCTATATTACAAATAAGTTttgaaaaagccaaataaaaaactatattaaaaCTCTATCAGAATGTTATAGTgataaatatatttctgttttgaAGCATTAAAGCTACTTAGAAGCTATTTACTTGGATCAGTTAAATACCCCTTATTCtacatttttgctcagaaaataCACATCTCCATAAACTTGCTACTTAAGCTGGATATGTATTAttccaagttttattttactgagaACACCTCTAGAAAATTTGCTGAGGAACATCatgttctttctcagttttttacCAACTGTCACTCCTCAATTGTTTACCAATGTAACGAATGTTTTATTTAGTATAATATTTACTTTCACCACGTCGGTCAAAAATTCCTAGGCTTCCATTAAATGAGAAGAGTAcacctgaaatttaaaaaaaaaaaaaaaaaactctttcagAAAGAGCAGTGGTATTAAAAAGTCAATCTGAGGAAGACCTAGACAAACTCTAAAAATTCACTAAGACAGAGTATATATCTGCCAAATCCTACTTGGCATGAATGTAACAATTTCTAACAGAAACAAAGCACAAATGTTCATTCACTGAACACTAGTTAGAAGTTTGTATGCtcagggattggagtgatagtatagcaagtagggcacttgccttgcacacagccaacctgggcttgatccctggtaccacatatggtccctcgagcctaccaggagtgatccctgagtgcagagccaggaatataccctgggcaccaccgggtaTAGCCCAAGAACAAAAGTTTATCTGCTCAAGGCTACCACAATGTTAAAAAGTCCATGCCAGATTTGATATACAGATCAGAAAGATGAGACTTGGATCCAGGATACTCCAGTCAGCTATGACCTCAAGATGTACTCACTGAACCTACAGTAAAATTACCATCTTCTACCATTAGGAGAGTCTTTCATATTTGGGGTCAGAGATGGTAGAGGGGTttaggctttgcatgtggttaaTCTAGTTACAGAACCCCATATGGCCACCCAAGAACCATCaggtgatcactgagtacagagccaggagtaagtcctgaacacagtcatgtggccccaagacagcaacaacaaaatcacatCACTTATTTTGTAATAATCCAACTATTGCACATATACATTTAGACCGAGTAAGCAAGATAAATGTACCTGATTTTGGCTTCTTTTGGGGCAAAACATTCTCTAGGGAAATACTCTGATAATagtcaagaaaatattttgtgcggtatttttctcaaaatgtgagaaaaaaatagactCTGGATAAGCTCTACATCCCTCTAAGAAATGTAAtgattgagggctggagagaagtaACTGGCCCAGGAAGCTACAACACCAGGTTGCCCTCCAACTCCCAATGAAGGGAAAATGGATCATAGTAAAGAAATAAGATGCAAGAATAGTAAGCAGATATGGTGGGTGGAGGAGATAATGCTATCTTGGTTTTCACTGACCATTTGcctccctcctcacccacccTGACCAGAGGTCCTGCCGAAGAGGAATGATGGCTAATGGCTAAAACTGAGGCAAGGTGTTAGTccttattttagaaagaaaaatgggaaCTGGGTATACTGGAAGCCAGTACATCACAAGGACAGTTTCCTGAGTCTTGTCTTGATACGATTCAGAAGATACAAATCAATCTTCACGAAGAAAAGATTCTATGTCTCCTGGAAATATGGGTAGAGAATTGTGCTACAGAAGCACATGCTGGAAATGAGGTCTAGTACGGACAACCAGCCCATGAGTTAAGAAACTACAGCACGTTCCTCCCAAAACTTCTATAACAGTCAATTTCTCATGTTTGCagcttaaaaaatatacatatagacGTTAAAATTGACAAAAGGAAATGATCTGAGCCCTGCGACCTCTTTGggttccttttaaaaaatctccccatCTTTAAGAATCCAGAGGAGGGTATGCTGTACTCAATTCGCATCATGGAGAAAGCTAAATATCAAGCATAAAGGCTCATAATTCATTGTGTTTTGATCTTGAGTCAGGTACAGCTCTGGGTACTTTCCATTAGGTTTCTCTGAACTTGGTCACCCCAACCTTCTAATTATATTACCCCCATGAGGCAGATGTGGAAACTGAGATTCAGACGTTAATTGAGTCATCCAAAATCACCCTATAAGAACCCAAAACAATGCTCTGTTTGATTTCAGTTTTTGAGGGGCCACAAATGACATTACTCAGGGGCAACTCCAGCTCCACACTTAGGGAGTGCTCCCaacccaatggtgcttggggaattgtATGATGTCAGGGAACTCCAGAGTATGcacagcatgcactccagcccattgggctaatctctcccacccccaaaagcatGATTTTAGGTTTCCAAGGTATAAATGCTCTAACTCTACACAATTGTCTTAGGAATTCAAAATTCAGTCTCACTTCTCTAGCTGCCAAGCTGTAAGGTACTACAAGGACAGCTGCGGTCTTAGTGCACAGGCACCCACAGTTCTGGCAGCATGTTGGGTGGCTCAGGTTCTGGTGGTCCTCAACTTTCTCCTGAAGTACTCAGGGGCAGCCTCGTACAGCCACTCAGCGTCCACAACACAGAGGTCTCGCATGTAGCATTTGTTGGTGTAGAGCAGCTCAGTGTACACAACGCAGGCTGGCTTGCAGTGGAAAAGGACAGACGAGGGGTGGATGGCCACAGGCTGGTGGGTGTCTGTGGTGGCATAAGTGCCATCCGGCTGAAGCTCGGCAGTGTTCATGAAGAGACTGTGAGCAAGGCAGCGGCGAATGTTCTCTGTGTCTCCCCGGGATGACATGATTGGCATTGACATCTGTTTCAGGAGGAaagcaagaaacagaaaataatcaaGTCATAACATTGCTCTGCACTTCACCATATTTGGAACAACTGTACCTGAAAAGTATCCCATACTGGAAgtccaatcactgtatcactgtcatcccgttgttcgttgatttcctcgagcaggtaccagtaacatctctattcctcccagccctgagattttagcagcctctccttactcgtctttcccaactattggaggctctttcagggtcaggggaatgagacctatcgttactgttttgggcatatcgaatacaccacgggtagcttgcgaggctctgcccgtgcaggtgggatactctcagaaacttgccgggctctccgagaggtatagttgcctactgtctgaactccatcaaatatggtgtggtaattctgtaaaatgggtaggaagtgtcttataatgtgtccaaggtccaaggtcacaaagttcagcattatctgggttccgtgggacttcgttcatgtgtgaggctcagccgcAGTGTGGCGGCAGCtaagtagtggaggttggctgcc
This region includes:
- the C1QBP gene encoding complement component 1 Q subcomponent-binding protein, mitochondrial, producing MQSLLRLVPRALGSAASGLRAAAPSQPLRQLLQPAPRLCARPFGLLSVRAGSVRRPGLLQPQGPCSCGCGCGSLHTEGDKAFVEFLNDEIKEEKKIQKHKSLPKMSGGWELEVNGTEAKLVRKVAGEKITVTFNINNSIPPTFDGEEEPSQGQKAEEQEPELTSTPNFVVEVTKNDGKKALVLDCHYPEDEVGQEEEEESDIFSIREVSFQATGESEWKDTNYTLNTDSLDWALYDHLMDFLADRGVDNTFADELVELSTALEHQEYISFLEDLKGFVKSQ